The window TGCCATTGCAGCAATTGCGATGCCAGGACCGGATGTGACATTTATCCACAAAGGATTCCCATTGTCGGATATCAACTTTTCAATTGTGGTATAAATCTCAAAGAAATCGAAAACATCTTTTATGATAATTTCTTGCGTTTTTATCCCTAAAGCGGCAGCAGTTTGTTTGACTGCGGAAACAGTTTCTATAGATTTCTCATGGATAGTATGCAGTAATACAACCTTTTTTATTCCACGAGTGCTTCCGTATAAGGGTTTTATGATGAGCTCCGGATTAAATCCGGCTACTGCAACAGCATAGGGGGTCTGAATATTACTCATTTCTTTGGTGTTTTTATCTAGCATATTAATTTAACTATTGTTACTATAGCTTTAAATAATATTTTGTAAAAAAGTTGCAGTATTGCAAATAATATGCAACATATATTTAACAGCATAACTATATATTATAGTAACAACAAAACAGAAATCACATGAAATTGATATTAACTTTCTCTCCACCAAAAGAAAAGATGATACCCTTTGATCATAACTACATGGTTGGTTCATCTTTGTACCGATTACTAGCGGCACAATCCCCGGAATATGCGCAGGCGTTACATAACAAAACAAATAACAAAGGGTACGTAATCTCAAGTTTATTGCCAAGCGGGAAACGTATTTATGATAAGGGAATAGGGGCTGAAAGGTATGTCCTTATCGTCGCATCAAGAGATAACAATCTCCTTGCTACACTTCAAGTTGCAATACAGAAACAGGGACATCTGAATGTGAATAACAGTCTTTTGCCTTTGATCCAGGCAAGTATTGTCAATATAAATATTCCTCCACCACCATGCGAATTACTAACAAAAAGCCCCGTCCTGATCAAGAAGAATGACAGGTTTATTAGACCTGATGATGCAGGATTTAATGAGGCAGTAATTGATTGGATAAAGAGAAAATATGTCCATTATTATCAAAAATCATGCCCTGAAATACGTTTGTTCAATATTGTCAACTATGAAAACAAGTTGAAAGTTGTGAAATTGAACAAATTAGCGTGTACTGTAATGAGATTTTTCATCGATG is drawn from Methanosarcinales archaeon and contains these coding sequences:
- the cas6 gene encoding CRISPR-associated endoribonuclease Cas6 translates to MKLILTFSPPKEKMIPFDHNYMVGSSLYRLLAAQSPEYAQALHNKTNNKGYVISSLLPSGKRIYDKGIGAERYVLIVASRDNNLLATLQVAIQKQGHLNVNNSLLPLIQASIVNINIPPPPCELLTKSPVLIKKNDRFIRPDDAGFNEAVIDWIKRKYVHYYQKSCPEIRLFNIVNYENKLKVVKLNKLACTVMRFFIDAPEDVIEMLLTEGIGSKTALGFGFIDEVR